The proteins below come from a single Mya arenaria isolate MELC-2E11 chromosome 6, ASM2691426v1 genomic window:
- the LOC128238229 gene encoding uncharacterized protein LOC128238229: protein MKLRRIIKYDVICMILEAKVDDEMHPTYVPTLFPRNSAKQGQTKTASLAGTFTPSPQTVSTKKRGQPWSQSTVGRPSSPKKLNCFTQDSEKVVLNSDHDYVKPKTKHEQEDTVESLKQENHEIKSKQLRLENIKGNAGKNQFWTNLPKYKVFQARCKYLKTWIDGGIL from the exons atgaaattaCGAAGAATAATTAAGTATGATGTAATTTGTATGATTTTAGAAGCCAAAGTGGATGATGAAATGCATCCAACATATGTGCCAACACTTTTTCCTAGAAATTCAGCAAAGCAGGGACAAACTAAGACTGCATCACTTGCAG GTACATTCACACCATCACCTCAAACAGTGTCAACAAAGAAAAGAGGTCAGCCCTGGAGTCAAAGTACAGTTGGTAGACCTAGTTCACCAAAGAAGCTGAACTGCTTTACACAAGATAGTGAAAAAGTTGTTTTGAACAGTGATCATGACTATgtaaaaccaaaaacaaagcATGAACAGGAAGATACTGTTGAATCATTAAAGCAAGAAAACCATGAAATCAAATCAAAGCAACTGAGACTTGAAAACATAAAAGGCAATGCaggaaaaaatcaattttggacCAACTTACCAAAATACAAAGTCTTCCAGGCACGatgtaaatatctgaaaacatGGATAGATGGTGGGATTTTGTGA
- the LOC128237766 gene encoding uncharacterized protein LOC128237766 encodes MMHDGLDGKQYEEETNAFSVHYSEGEDRKKQIRLVLDKFQQSSSPIFLSIGNSLQIFPGSKKSLCEEIESNCRRIIDISDVNENFIAFKDGETLKYFYAIENDNIIDKISSKREIRKLCVDNLKSMNCKHFRRKAALQTKQPRSASSSQQLHGLNKKMCFGVPPAREYLETQVSCSVEKQPEKQPIELDKNKRPIELDQNDSVILPNPEKRVKAHSNDKRSSDLDKFGENLQSDVVIENQQFNERENSDCPVDEKVRNDTQINNCLLVERKKNENENTDCREHDKVRKNGDTTVDSSKPSARKQDKVLLNRNETSPSPHKLKERSVSLSKTPKRSPIFKTSTHFKPKKKKKKIVTNKVNEKHGAFVKEFKRALRETTNLPNTSSYKNDLWVYPIGRRNRRPPGNFSRQRQQLQQQVQQQQQQQQQEQQQLASSQQGEEQPRYPIQCTEGSEIQDRESRNYDIVTSTRPVFSEQDSATATNAPLPVTPTLNIPYAQERALLDRVQGQGQHGTATGGGRTTPRHPQYQDQTARQRSFTNWPASTHQAPARMIVFGFFYTGREDLVRCYHCGIGLKYFSDGDEPLFEHIKHSPNCLFLRELLGEQLLNTYRENLAEAQRNNETARSQGSEPRPAQQPTRRVRHPGMTTLAQRLGTFNEWPQSTGQQPEALANAGLFFTGINDLCRCFTCDGGLQRWDGEDDPWLEHARWFPHCSYVREIKGQDYIDMVQAAAQRAQLEEEESVVVRGLTNLDFQNTDPIETEAAKAVLDMGYSRAAVRLAIHEFNGRNPSQRTLRFTADELVQILVGRQERGEPIPDDDNDPEEKGQSPMTFTLVMFKYSCASAGGAQNLPSDPMEENKRLKGILKCIDCKENDCNILLLPCTHHRLCEPCAEKVTNCPVCQRRVEERVRTYMA; translated from the exons ATGATGCATGATGGTTTGGATGGCAAACAATATGAAGAAGAAACAAATGCCTTCTCTGTACATTATTCAGAAGGGGAAGATCGTAAGAAACAGATCAGATTGGTTCTAGATAAATTTCAACAGTCAAGTTCAcccatttttttatcaattggaAATAGCCTGCAAATTTTCCCAGGTTCGAAGAAAAGTCTTTGTGAAGAAATTGAATCAAACTGTAGACGTATAATAGATATTAGTGATGTGAATGAAAACTTTATTGCATTTAAGGATGGTGaaacactgaaatatttttatgctattgaaaatgacaatataatAGATAAGATATCATCTAAAAGAGAAATAAGAAAGCTGTGTGTAGATAATTTGAAGTCTAtgaattgtaaacattttaggAGAAAGGCTGCATTGCAAACTAAACAACCTAGAAGCGCCTCCAGTAGTCAACAATTGCAcggtttgaataaaaaaatgtgttttggaGTACCACCAGCAAGAGAGTATCTCGAAACACAGGTGTCATGCTCTGTAGAAAAACAGCCTGAGAAACAGCCAATTGAATTAGATAAAAATAAACGGCCAATTGAATTAGATCAAAATGACTCTGTAATCTTGCCCAATCCTGAAAAAAGAGTTAAAGCGCATAGCAATGATAAAAGAAGCTCAGATCTTGATAAATTTGGGGAAAATTTGCAATCAGATGTGGTTATTGAAAATCAACAATTTAATGAACGTGAGAACAGTGATTGTCCTGTTGATGAAAAAGTAAGAAATGATACCCAGATAAATAACTGTCTTTTGGTTGAAAGGAAGAAAAACGAAAATGAAAACACTGACTGTAGAGAACATGATAAAGTAAGAAAGAATGGTGATACCACAGTGGATAGCAGTAAACCTTCTGCAAGAAAACAAGACAAGGTTTTATTGAACAGAAATGAAACCAGTCCTTCTCCACACAAGTTGAAGGAAAGGAGTGTTTCTTTATCCAAAACACCAAAAAGAAGtccaatattcaaaacatcgaCACACTTTAAGcctaaaaagaaaaagaaaaaaattgtcacCAACAAAGTCAATGAAAAGCATGGTGCATTTGTAAAAGAATTCAAGAGGGCCCTTCGAGAAACTACAAATTTACCAAATACTTCGTcttacaaaaatgatttatggGTGTATCCGATAGGCAGAAGAAATCGAAGGCCTCCTGGCAATTTTTCCAGGCAACGACAGCAGTTGCAACAACAGgtgcaacaacaacagcaacaacaacagcaagaacaacaacaactggCATCATCTCAGCAGGGTGAGGAACAGCCGAGATATCCCATACAGTGCACAGAGGGGTCAGAAATACAGGACAGGGAATCTAGAAACTATGACATTGTCACCTCAACAAGGCCTGTGTTTTCCGAACAGGACTCGGCAACGGCCACAAACGCCCCTCTCCCTGTAACCCCAACCCTAAATATTCCGTACGCCCAGGAGAGGGCCCTTCTGGATCGGGTCCAGGGACAGGGCCAGCACGGTACAGCAACAGGAGGGGGCAGAACAACGCCCAGGCACCCCCAGTACCAGGACCAAACGGCAAGACAGAGGTCATTTACTAACTGGCCTGCATCAACACATCAGGCACCTGCACGTATGATCGTGTTTGGATTCTTTTATACAG GCCGAGAGGACCTTGTTCGATGTTATCATTGTGGTATTGGTCTGAAGTACTTCAGTGATGGGGACGAGCCGTTGTTTGAACACATTAAACATTCTCCTAACTGTCTGTTCCTGAGAGAGTTGTTAGGAGAACAGCTTCTCAACACATACAGG GAAAATCTTGCAGAGGCTCAGAGGAACAATGAAACAGCCAGATCACAAG gGAGCGAGCCTCGCCCAGCTCAGCAGCCCACAAGAAGAGTACGGCACCCTGGAATGACCACTCTGGCCCAGCGGTTGGGTACGTTTAATGAATGGCCGCAGTCCACCGGTCAGCAACCAGAAGCACTTGCAAATGCTGGCCTTTTCTTCACAG GCATCAATGACCTGTGTCGGTGTTTCACATGTGACGGGGGCCTGCAACGTTGGGATGGAGAGGACGACCCGTGGCTCGAACACGCCCGCTGGTTCCCCCACTGCAGCTATGTGCGCGAGATAAAGGGGCAGGACTACATAGACATGGTGCAAGCTGCAGCCCAACGGGCACAGCTCGAGGAAGAG GAGTCTGTTGTTGTTCGTGGCCTGACCAACCTGGACTTCCAGAACACTG ACCCCATTGAGACCGAAGCTGCCAAGGCTGTGCTGGATATGGGCTACTCGAGGGCGGCAGTCCGTCTGGCAATCCATGAGTTCAACGGGCGCA ATCCCAGCCAGAGAACACTGAGGTTCACAGCAGATGAGCTCGTCCAAATACTAGTTGGCAGACAGGAGAGGGGAGAGCCGATACCAGATGATGATAATGACCCAGAAGAGAAAGGTCAGTCTCCCATGACCTTCACATtagtaatgtttaaatattctt GTGCGTCTGCTGGTGGTGCACAGAACCTCCCATCTG